A DNA window from Vigna angularis cultivar LongXiaoDou No.4 chromosome 1, ASM1680809v1, whole genome shotgun sequence contains the following coding sequences:
- the LOC108347515 gene encoding respiratory burst oxidase homolog protein D isoform X1 has translation MGGASADLQNRESDIELTDAERYDTNTNNLGASESKAGTDVDLDSGRKSQADGEGRYVEVTMDIHGDSVALHSVKDFGGVDGVEEEDGEKLGLTGKRLEKKKSFGASVVQSAAIRMKQLKRLASFSKPAPKHFERTKSAVAHALTGLKFISMADGGAGWVEVEKRFEKLTANSDGYLPRALFAQCLGLNKESEAYAEKLFDTLARQRGIQGGSINKIQLREFWDNISDQSFDTRLKTFFDMVDKDADGRITEEEIKEIICLSATANKLSNIQKQAEEYAALIMEELDPDDSGYIMIDNLETLLLHGPEETTRGESKNLSQMLSQKLKPTYVDSVILRWYRDAKYFVLDNWRRSWVLALWIGVMLGLFAYKFVQYRRRAVYEVMGHCVCMAKGAAETLKLNMALILLPVCRNTITWLRNKTKLGAVVPFDDNINFHKVIAVAIAIGVGVHAIYHLTCDFPRLLHASDEKYKLMEPFFGDRPSDYWYFVKSWEGVTGIIMIVLMAIAFTLANPAFRRGRTKLPKPFNKLTGFNAFWYSHHLFVFVYALLVVHGIKLYLTHKWYKKTTWMYLAVPITIYALERLIRALRSSIKSVKILKVTLYPGNVLALQMSKPQGFTYKSGQYMFVNCAAVSPFEWHPFSITSAPDDDYLSVHIKILGDWTRSLKTKFSQACQQPLNGQSGLLRAECLKGDSSSINFPKVLVDGPYGAPAQDYREYEVVLLVGLGIGATPMISILKDMVKRLKGIEEEEVEEGAVAKNGDDEFKTRRAYFYWVTREQGSFDWFKGVMNEVAEEDRRKVIELHSYCTSVYEEGDARSALIAMLQSINHAKNGLDIVSGTRVMSHFAKPNWRTVYKRIALNHPHARVGVFYCGPSALTHELRQLALDFSHNTSTKYDFHKENF, from the exons atgggaGGAGCTTCTGCAGATCTTCAGAATCGTGAATCAGACATAGAGCTAACTGATGCTGAAAGGTATGACACAAACACCAACAACTTAGGGGCTTCAGAGTCAAAAGCTGGCACTGATGTTGACCTTGACAGTGGCAGAAAATCTCAGGCTGATGGTGAAGGACGCTATGTTGAGGTCACCATGGACATTCATGGTGATTCTGTGGCCTTACACAGTGTTAAAGATTTTGGAGGTGTTGATGGGGTGGAAGAGGAAGACGGTGAGAAGTTGGGTTTGACAGGGAAGAGGCTTGAGAAGAAAAAATCCTTTGGGGCCTCTGTGGTTCAGAGTGCTGCTATCCGCATGAAGCAGCTGAAGCGTTTGGCTTCTTTCTCAAAACCAGCACCAAAACACTTTGAAAGAACAAAGTCTGCAGTGGCTCATGCTCTCACAGGGCTCAAGTTTATCAGCATGGCCGATGGGGGTGCAGGGTGGGTTGAGGTGGAGAAGCGGTTTGAGAAGCTCACTGCTAACTCTGATGGCTATCTTCCTCGTGCTCTCTTTGCACAATGCTTAG GATTGAACAAGGAATCCGAGGCTTATGCGGAGAAGCTTTTTGATACTCTTGCTAGGCAGAGAGGTATTCAAGGGGGTTCCATTAACAAGATCCAGTTGAGGGAGTTCTGGGACAATATTTCTGACCAGAGCTTTGATACTAGGCTCAAAACATTCTTTGACAT GGTTGATAAAGATGCGGATGGAAGAATCACCGAGGAAGAAATTAAAGAG ATTATCTGCCTTAGCGCCACTGCCAACAAACTGTCAAACATTCAGAAGCAAGCAGAGGAATATGCAGCTTTGATCATGGAAGAACTGGACCCTGATGACTCAGGATACATCATG ATAGACAACTTGGAAACACTTCTGTTGCATGGACCAGAGGAAACTACAAGAGGAGAAAGCAAGAATCTGAGTCAAATGCTAAGCCAAAAGCTTAAGCCTACATACGTGGACAGTGTAATATTGAGGTGGTACAGGGATGCCAAGTACTTTGTGCTGGACAATTGGCGAAGATCTTGGGTACTTGCCCTGTGGATTGGTGTGATGTTAGGCCTATTTGCCTATAAATTTGTGCAGTATCGGAGAAGAGCTGTCTATGAGGTAATGGGCCATTGTGTATGCATGGCAAAAGGTGCAGCAGAGACACTTAAATTGAACATGGCTCTCATCTTGTTACCTGTTTGCCGAAACACCATCACCTGGCTAAGGAATAAGACCAAACTGGGTGCTGTAGTTCCTTTTGACGACAACATCAACTTCCACAAG GTAATAGCTGTGGCAATAGCCATTGGTGTTGGTGTACATGCCATCTATCATCTTACTTGTGATTTTCCTCGCCTTCTTCATGCAAGTGATGAGAAGTACAAGCTGATGGAACCCTTTTTCGGAGACAGACCATCAGATTATTGGTATTTTGTCAAATCATGGGAAGGAGTAACAGGGATTATAATGATTGTGCTAATGGCAATAGCTTTTACATTGGCCAATCCTGCATTCAGGAGAGGCAGAACAAAACTACCCAAACCCTTCAACAAACTCACAGGTTTCAATGCCTTTTGGTATTCTCATCATCTCTTCGTTTTTGTCTATGCCCTGTTGGTTGTGCATGGAATCAAACTTTACTTGACCCATAAATGGTACAAGAAAACG ACATGGATGTATCTAGCGGTTCCCATTACCATTTATGCATTAGAAAGACTGATTAGAGCACTCAGATCAAGCATCAAGTCTGTCAAAATATTGAAG GTGACTCTTTATCCTGGAAACGTGTTAGCACTTCAAATGTCAAAGCCACAGGGATTTACCTACAAAAGTGGACAATACATGTTTGTCAATTGTGCTGCCGTGTCTCCATTTGAATG GCATCCATTTTCCATAACTTCAGCCCCTGATGATGATTACCTTAGCGTTCACATAAAAATACTTGGTGATTGGACCCGAAGTCTGAAAACCAAATTCTCACAG GCATGCCAACAACCCCTCAATGGGCAGAGTGGACTTCTAAGAGCAGAATGCTTGAAAGGAGATAGCAGTTCAAT AAATTTCCCGAAAGTTCTGGTGGATGGACCATACGGGGCTCCGGCACAGGACTACAGGGAGTACGAGGTGGTTCTGCTGGTGGGGCTAGGAATAGGGGCTACCCCAATGATAAGCATTCTGAAGGACATGGTGAAGAGGTTGAAGGGGATAGAggaggaggaagtggaggagggAGCGGTGGCGAAGAATGGCGACGATGAGTTCAAGACAAGGAGAGCATACTTCTACTGGGTGACGAGAGAGCAGGGTTCCTTCGACTGGTTCAAAGGGGTGATGAACGAGGTAGCGGAAGAAGATCGAAGGAAGGTCATAGAGCTCCACAGCTACTGCACCAGCGTCTACGAAGAAGGTGATGCTCGCTCTGCTCTCATTGCGATGTTGCAGTCCATCAACCATGCAAAGAATGGCCTTGACATTGTCTCTGGAACTCGCGTCATGTCTCACTTTGCCAAACCCAATTGGCGCACAGTTTACAAACGCATAGCCCTTAATCATCCACATGCTCGTGTTG GGGTGTTTTACTGTGGGCCATCAGCTCTCACCCATGAGCTTCGTCAGCTGGCGTTGGATTTCTCTCACAACACATCCACCAAGTACGATTTCCACAAAGAAAATTTCTGA
- the LOC108347515 gene encoding respiratory burst oxidase homolog protein C isoform X2 — protein sequence MGGASADLQNRESDIELTDAESGRKSQADGEGRYVEVTMDIHGDSVALHSVKDFGGVDGVEEEDGEKLGLTGKRLEKKKSFGASVVQSAAIRMKQLKRLASFSKPAPKHFERTKSAVAHALTGLKFISMADGGAGWVEVEKRFEKLTANSDGYLPRALFAQCLGLNKESEAYAEKLFDTLARQRGIQGGSINKIQLREFWDNISDQSFDTRLKTFFDMVDKDADGRITEEEIKEIICLSATANKLSNIQKQAEEYAALIMEELDPDDSGYIMIDNLETLLLHGPEETTRGESKNLSQMLSQKLKPTYVDSVILRWYRDAKYFVLDNWRRSWVLALWIGVMLGLFAYKFVQYRRRAVYEVMGHCVCMAKGAAETLKLNMALILLPVCRNTITWLRNKTKLGAVVPFDDNINFHKVIAVAIAIGVGVHAIYHLTCDFPRLLHASDEKYKLMEPFFGDRPSDYWYFVKSWEGVTGIIMIVLMAIAFTLANPAFRRGRTKLPKPFNKLTGFNAFWYSHHLFVFVYALLVVHGIKLYLTHKWYKKTTWMYLAVPITIYALERLIRALRSSIKSVKILKVTLYPGNVLALQMSKPQGFTYKSGQYMFVNCAAVSPFEWHPFSITSAPDDDYLSVHIKILGDWTRSLKTKFSQACQQPLNGQSGLLRAECLKGDSSSINFPKVLVDGPYGAPAQDYREYEVVLLVGLGIGATPMISILKDMVKRLKGIEEEEVEEGAVAKNGDDEFKTRRAYFYWVTREQGSFDWFKGVMNEVAEEDRRKVIELHSYCTSVYEEGDARSALIAMLQSINHAKNGLDIVSGTRVMSHFAKPNWRTVYKRIALNHPHARVGVFYCGPSALTHELRQLALDFSHNTSTKYDFHKENF from the exons atgggaGGAGCTTCTGCAGATCTTCAGAATCGTGAATCAGACATAGAGCTAACTGATGCTGAAAG TGGCAGAAAATCTCAGGCTGATGGTGAAGGACGCTATGTTGAGGTCACCATGGACATTCATGGTGATTCTGTGGCCTTACACAGTGTTAAAGATTTTGGAGGTGTTGATGGGGTGGAAGAGGAAGACGGTGAGAAGTTGGGTTTGACAGGGAAGAGGCTTGAGAAGAAAAAATCCTTTGGGGCCTCTGTGGTTCAGAGTGCTGCTATCCGCATGAAGCAGCTGAAGCGTTTGGCTTCTTTCTCAAAACCAGCACCAAAACACTTTGAAAGAACAAAGTCTGCAGTGGCTCATGCTCTCACAGGGCTCAAGTTTATCAGCATGGCCGATGGGGGTGCAGGGTGGGTTGAGGTGGAGAAGCGGTTTGAGAAGCTCACTGCTAACTCTGATGGCTATCTTCCTCGTGCTCTCTTTGCACAATGCTTAG GATTGAACAAGGAATCCGAGGCTTATGCGGAGAAGCTTTTTGATACTCTTGCTAGGCAGAGAGGTATTCAAGGGGGTTCCATTAACAAGATCCAGTTGAGGGAGTTCTGGGACAATATTTCTGACCAGAGCTTTGATACTAGGCTCAAAACATTCTTTGACAT GGTTGATAAAGATGCGGATGGAAGAATCACCGAGGAAGAAATTAAAGAG ATTATCTGCCTTAGCGCCACTGCCAACAAACTGTCAAACATTCAGAAGCAAGCAGAGGAATATGCAGCTTTGATCATGGAAGAACTGGACCCTGATGACTCAGGATACATCATG ATAGACAACTTGGAAACACTTCTGTTGCATGGACCAGAGGAAACTACAAGAGGAGAAAGCAAGAATCTGAGTCAAATGCTAAGCCAAAAGCTTAAGCCTACATACGTGGACAGTGTAATATTGAGGTGGTACAGGGATGCCAAGTACTTTGTGCTGGACAATTGGCGAAGATCTTGGGTACTTGCCCTGTGGATTGGTGTGATGTTAGGCCTATTTGCCTATAAATTTGTGCAGTATCGGAGAAGAGCTGTCTATGAGGTAATGGGCCATTGTGTATGCATGGCAAAAGGTGCAGCAGAGACACTTAAATTGAACATGGCTCTCATCTTGTTACCTGTTTGCCGAAACACCATCACCTGGCTAAGGAATAAGACCAAACTGGGTGCTGTAGTTCCTTTTGACGACAACATCAACTTCCACAAG GTAATAGCTGTGGCAATAGCCATTGGTGTTGGTGTACATGCCATCTATCATCTTACTTGTGATTTTCCTCGCCTTCTTCATGCAAGTGATGAGAAGTACAAGCTGATGGAACCCTTTTTCGGAGACAGACCATCAGATTATTGGTATTTTGTCAAATCATGGGAAGGAGTAACAGGGATTATAATGATTGTGCTAATGGCAATAGCTTTTACATTGGCCAATCCTGCATTCAGGAGAGGCAGAACAAAACTACCCAAACCCTTCAACAAACTCACAGGTTTCAATGCCTTTTGGTATTCTCATCATCTCTTCGTTTTTGTCTATGCCCTGTTGGTTGTGCATGGAATCAAACTTTACTTGACCCATAAATGGTACAAGAAAACG ACATGGATGTATCTAGCGGTTCCCATTACCATTTATGCATTAGAAAGACTGATTAGAGCACTCAGATCAAGCATCAAGTCTGTCAAAATATTGAAG GTGACTCTTTATCCTGGAAACGTGTTAGCACTTCAAATGTCAAAGCCACAGGGATTTACCTACAAAAGTGGACAATACATGTTTGTCAATTGTGCTGCCGTGTCTCCATTTGAATG GCATCCATTTTCCATAACTTCAGCCCCTGATGATGATTACCTTAGCGTTCACATAAAAATACTTGGTGATTGGACCCGAAGTCTGAAAACCAAATTCTCACAG GCATGCCAACAACCCCTCAATGGGCAGAGTGGACTTCTAAGAGCAGAATGCTTGAAAGGAGATAGCAGTTCAAT AAATTTCCCGAAAGTTCTGGTGGATGGACCATACGGGGCTCCGGCACAGGACTACAGGGAGTACGAGGTGGTTCTGCTGGTGGGGCTAGGAATAGGGGCTACCCCAATGATAAGCATTCTGAAGGACATGGTGAAGAGGTTGAAGGGGATAGAggaggaggaagtggaggagggAGCGGTGGCGAAGAATGGCGACGATGAGTTCAAGACAAGGAGAGCATACTTCTACTGGGTGACGAGAGAGCAGGGTTCCTTCGACTGGTTCAAAGGGGTGATGAACGAGGTAGCGGAAGAAGATCGAAGGAAGGTCATAGAGCTCCACAGCTACTGCACCAGCGTCTACGAAGAAGGTGATGCTCGCTCTGCTCTCATTGCGATGTTGCAGTCCATCAACCATGCAAAGAATGGCCTTGACATTGTCTCTGGAACTCGCGTCATGTCTCACTTTGCCAAACCCAATTGGCGCACAGTTTACAAACGCATAGCCCTTAATCATCCACATGCTCGTGTTG GGGTGTTTTACTGTGGGCCATCAGCTCTCACCCATGAGCTTCGTCAGCTGGCGTTGGATTTCTCTCACAACACATCCACCAAGTACGATTTCCACAAAGAAAATTTCTGA
- the LOC108341568 gene encoding uncharacterized protein LOC108341568, with product MEGLLPLVFRAIKKRKTRSQYQCLSSGAALSHNMNVSDHYYMQEPSTSTQKVVHDHAENVGYRRYDSCREFSNEFSSQQRAFAAAVSPDSKQLVRFRSLRMFQCLAG from the coding sequence ATGGAAGGTCTTCTACCTCTGGTTTTCAGAGCAATCAAGAAACGCAAGACTCGCAGTCAATACCAGTGTCTGTCTTCTGGGGCTGCTCTAAGCCACAACATGAACGTGTCCGACCATTATTACATGCAAGAACCTTCAACTTCAACGCAAAAAGTGGTTCATGATCATGCAGAAAACGTTGGTTATAGGCGATATGATTCTTGTAGGGAATTTTCTAACGAGTTTTCTTCCCAACAAAGAGCCTTTGCTGCTGCTGTCTCACCCGATTCGAAGCAACTCGTCAGGTTTAGAAGTCTGAGAATGTTTCAATGTCTTGCTGGTTAG
- the LOC108337723 gene encoding uncharacterized protein LOC108337723 isoform X1 yields the protein MVQLCFVLDLRSLAPPLLRDIKQSLLQLANFYAISSSSKSHVRKSATLGDKIGLCYVFKNRLSSSDELMIAYNPVGNFILRDFHHAVNNLPYDAFQPDIDNISDSMISNVLSDRVLYSWQGKDIERKVIVITSTLPEDVDSVVQKNLMDAADKCVSVDFAVFQQKSSHLTDTRENINNFRRCISHLDNCSVQTYIPDFRVFHGLVKKWLQILKDDMEEPLLARLIFKDNLFESVNHIFCNLFSPVYPITNNFRQCRTCRCHGIPLDAEKNFSRLSCSVAGCNLETFDVIENSVQVGEKTILFLPSFYNSLKLQQITSPININVTERINLASVDEGLIIGASFVVVSYSYHVIETTSDDTDQSEVNVQRVYKIHSHFEILFKCHCYSCIALIQFILVQYFTKFTFHYGSNLAVFRGLSSFLHSMNQGLICSSNYDLETMAEAPCHCYYILMPSDSGPMLMRRLAGAEEVLGVPDNRSVDSSINKEIANSVQACLLKIDLTDYDPLLHERGFHQKLNVLVKESLQFGSMFSKLEGSFSELSSSPQPSSEVIVKAEPATGVLVNEEALTLDIADQEEKTMACITEEWKQLVVSEDPKLYSPSCMSKAKLGQSSACVSPRDGNNRQLDRETSRILERLEVPRPLKAKSISPGSNENCTKNTSVPIKKPLIPFQPTQGTEQVFVGSQLIKPNFQRLKRKHR from the exons ATGGTTCAGTTGTGTTTCGTTCTGGATCTGCGGAGCTTGGCACCTCCATTGCTGAGAGACATAAAGCAG TCGCTGCTTCAACTCGCTAATTTTTACGCCATTTCGAGTTCGTCCAAGTCGCACGTGCGTAAATCGGCCACGCTCGGCGATAAGATCGGTTTGTGCTACGTCTTCAAGAATCGTTTATCTTCTTCTGATGAG TTGATGATCGCGTACAATCCCGTAGGAAACTTCATCCTACGTGATTTCCACCATGCTGTTAACAACTTGCCATACGATGCTTTTCAGCCTGATATTGATAACATTTCAG ATTCAATGATTTCAAATGTTTTGAGTGATCGAGTGTTGTATTCCTGGCAAGGCAAAGATATAGAGAGAAAAGTAATTGTCATAACTTCGACCTTGCCTGAAGATGTGGACTCTGTAGTGCAGAAGAATCTAATG GATGCTGCAGATAAATGTGTATCGGTTGATTTTGCTGTATTTCAGCAGAAGTCAAGCCATCTGACAGATACTCGTGAAAACATCAATAATTTTCGTCGTTGCATTTCTCATCTTGATAATTGCTCTGTTCAGACCTATATCCCAG ATTTCAGAGTATTCCACGGCCTGGTTAAAAAATGGCTGCAGATTTTGAAAGATGACATGGAGGAGCCGCTGTTAGCTCGCCTCATCTTCAAGGACAATCTTTTTGAATCTGTGAACCATATATTCTGCAACCTGTTTTCACCAGTGTATCCAATAACCAACAACTTCAGGCAGTGTCGG ACATGCAGATGCCACGGTATTCCTTTAGATGCTGAAAAAAATTTCAGCAGACTTTCTTGCTCCGTTGCTGGCTGCAATCTGGAAACATTCGATGTTATTGAAAATTCTGTTCAAGTTGGGGAAAAAACTATTCTGTTTCTTCCTTCATTCTATAATTCCCTGAAGCTCCAGCAAATCACTTCGCCAATCAACATTAATGTAACTGAGAGGATAAATTTGGCATCTGTTGATGAAG GTCTTATAATCGGGGCCTCATTTGTTGTGGTATCATACTCTTATCATGTGATTGAAACCACTTCAGATGATACTGATCAGTCTGAAGTGAATGTTCAACGTGTGTATAAAATCCACTCCCACTTTGAAATTCTATTTAAGTGTCACTGTTACTCTTGCATTGCTCTCATTCAATTTATATTGGTCCAATACTTCACAAAGTTTACATTCCATTATGGCTCTAATTTAGCAGTTTTTCGAGGCCTTTCCAGCTTTCTACACTCCATGAACCAAGGTTTGATATGCTCTTCAAATTATGATTTGGAAACAATGGCAGAGGCTCCATGTCATTGCTATTATATTCTGATGCCATCAGATTCAGGACCAATGCTTATGAGG CGTCTAGCAGGGGCAGAAGAAGTCCTAGGAGTTCCTGACAATCGATCTGTTGATTCATCAATCAATAAGGAAATTGCGAACTCTGTTCAAGCCTGTCTGCTAAAG ATTGATCTAACGGACTATGACCCATTGCTGCATGAAAGAGGCTTTCATCAAAAATTAAATGTGCTTGTCAAAGAAAGCCTTCAATTTGG GTCAATGTTTTCTAAATTAGAAGGTTCATTTTCGGAACTAAGCTCAAGTCCACAACCTTCGTCTGAGGTGATCGTTAAAGCAGAACCAGCCACAGGTGTCCTGGTGAATGAGGAAGCTTTGACATTGGATATAGCGGATCAAGAAGAGAAGACCATGGCCTGTATTACAGAAGAATGGAAGCAATTGGTTGTAAGTGAAGACCCCAAGTTGTACTCTCCATCTTGTATGTCCAAAGCCAAGTTGGGTCAATCGAGTGCGTGTGTATCACCGCGAGATGGAAATAATAGACAGCTAGACAGAGAAACTTCAAGGATTCTGGAGAGGTTGGAGGTTCCGAGGCCATTAAAAGCAAAGAGCATCTCACCTGGTTCAAATGAAAATTGCACGAAAAATACTAGTGTGCCCATAAAGAAGCCTCTTATACCATTTCAGCCAACTCAAGGTACAGAACAAGTCTTTGTTGGTAGCCAGCTAATAAAACCTAATTTCCAGAGGCTAAAAAGGAAACATAGATGA
- the LOC108337723 gene encoding uncharacterized protein LOC108337723 isoform X2, with protein sequence MVQLCFVLDLRSLAPPLLRDIKQSLLQLANFYAISSSSKSHVRKSATLGDKIGLCYVFKNRLSSSDELMIAYNPVGNFILRDFHHAVNNLPYDAFQPDIDNISDSMISNVLSDRVLYSWQGKDIERKVIVITSTLPEDVDSVVQKNLMDAADKCVSVDFAVFQQKSSHLTDTRENINNFRRCISHLDNCSVQTYIPDFRVFHGLVKKWLQILKDDMEEPLLARLIFKDNLFESVNHIFCNLFSPVYPITNNFRQCRTCRCHGIPLDAEKNFSRLSCSVAGCNLETFDVIENSVQVGEKTILFLPSFYNSLKLQQITSPININVTERINLASVDEGLIIGASFVVVSYSYHVIETTSDDTDQSEVNVQLFRGLSSFLHSMNQGLICSSNYDLETMAEAPCHCYYILMPSDSGPMLMRRLAGAEEVLGVPDNRSVDSSINKEIANSVQACLLKIDLTDYDPLLHERGFHQKLNVLVKESLQFGSMFSKLEGSFSELSSSPQPSSEVIVKAEPATGVLVNEEALTLDIADQEEKTMACITEEWKQLVVSEDPKLYSPSCMSKAKLGQSSACVSPRDGNNRQLDRETSRILERLEVPRPLKAKSISPGSNENCTKNTSVPIKKPLIPFQPTQGTEQVFVGSQLIKPNFQRLKRKHR encoded by the exons ATGGTTCAGTTGTGTTTCGTTCTGGATCTGCGGAGCTTGGCACCTCCATTGCTGAGAGACATAAAGCAG TCGCTGCTTCAACTCGCTAATTTTTACGCCATTTCGAGTTCGTCCAAGTCGCACGTGCGTAAATCGGCCACGCTCGGCGATAAGATCGGTTTGTGCTACGTCTTCAAGAATCGTTTATCTTCTTCTGATGAG TTGATGATCGCGTACAATCCCGTAGGAAACTTCATCCTACGTGATTTCCACCATGCTGTTAACAACTTGCCATACGATGCTTTTCAGCCTGATATTGATAACATTTCAG ATTCAATGATTTCAAATGTTTTGAGTGATCGAGTGTTGTATTCCTGGCAAGGCAAAGATATAGAGAGAAAAGTAATTGTCATAACTTCGACCTTGCCTGAAGATGTGGACTCTGTAGTGCAGAAGAATCTAATG GATGCTGCAGATAAATGTGTATCGGTTGATTTTGCTGTATTTCAGCAGAAGTCAAGCCATCTGACAGATACTCGTGAAAACATCAATAATTTTCGTCGTTGCATTTCTCATCTTGATAATTGCTCTGTTCAGACCTATATCCCAG ATTTCAGAGTATTCCACGGCCTGGTTAAAAAATGGCTGCAGATTTTGAAAGATGACATGGAGGAGCCGCTGTTAGCTCGCCTCATCTTCAAGGACAATCTTTTTGAATCTGTGAACCATATATTCTGCAACCTGTTTTCACCAGTGTATCCAATAACCAACAACTTCAGGCAGTGTCGG ACATGCAGATGCCACGGTATTCCTTTAGATGCTGAAAAAAATTTCAGCAGACTTTCTTGCTCCGTTGCTGGCTGCAATCTGGAAACATTCGATGTTATTGAAAATTCTGTTCAAGTTGGGGAAAAAACTATTCTGTTTCTTCCTTCATTCTATAATTCCCTGAAGCTCCAGCAAATCACTTCGCCAATCAACATTAATGTAACTGAGAGGATAAATTTGGCATCTGTTGATGAAG GTCTTATAATCGGGGCCTCATTTGTTGTGGTATCATACTCTTATCATGTGATTGAAACCACTTCAGATGATACTGATCAGTCTGAAGTGAATGTTCAAC TTTTTCGAGGCCTTTCCAGCTTTCTACACTCCATGAACCAAGGTTTGATATGCTCTTCAAATTATGATTTGGAAACAATGGCAGAGGCTCCATGTCATTGCTATTATATTCTGATGCCATCAGATTCAGGACCAATGCTTATGAGG CGTCTAGCAGGGGCAGAAGAAGTCCTAGGAGTTCCTGACAATCGATCTGTTGATTCATCAATCAATAAGGAAATTGCGAACTCTGTTCAAGCCTGTCTGCTAAAG ATTGATCTAACGGACTATGACCCATTGCTGCATGAAAGAGGCTTTCATCAAAAATTAAATGTGCTTGTCAAAGAAAGCCTTCAATTTGG GTCAATGTTTTCTAAATTAGAAGGTTCATTTTCGGAACTAAGCTCAAGTCCACAACCTTCGTCTGAGGTGATCGTTAAAGCAGAACCAGCCACAGGTGTCCTGGTGAATGAGGAAGCTTTGACATTGGATATAGCGGATCAAGAAGAGAAGACCATGGCCTGTATTACAGAAGAATGGAAGCAATTGGTTGTAAGTGAAGACCCCAAGTTGTACTCTCCATCTTGTATGTCCAAAGCCAAGTTGGGTCAATCGAGTGCGTGTGTATCACCGCGAGATGGAAATAATAGACAGCTAGACAGAGAAACTTCAAGGATTCTGGAGAGGTTGGAGGTTCCGAGGCCATTAAAAGCAAAGAGCATCTCACCTGGTTCAAATGAAAATTGCACGAAAAATACTAGTGTGCCCATAAAGAAGCCTCTTATACCATTTCAGCCAACTCAAGGTACAGAACAAGTCTTTGTTGGTAGCCAGCTAATAAAACCTAATTTCCAGAGGCTAAAAAGGAAACATAGATGA